A region of Mesorhizobium australicum DNA encodes the following proteins:
- a CDS encoding antitoxin Xre/MbcA/ParS toxin-binding domain-containing protein, producing MSTAVARILDDLRSRGGLQGKDIANIVDVSTATVSRWSHGNGSPNLRTQTVIADLRYVVDRLSDFYTADETRLWLHSRHPLLNNERAIDLINADRTQEVLAVIERLDAGAYI from the coding sequence ATGAGCACAGCTGTAGCAAGAATTCTGGACGATCTTCGATCTCGGGGAGGCCTTCAGGGCAAGGACATCGCCAACATTGTCGACGTGTCGACCGCAACTGTGTCGCGGTGGTCGCACGGCAACGGCTCTCCGAATTTGCGAACCCAGACGGTCATTGCCGATCTGCGGTACGTTGTTGACCGACTCTCTGACTTTTACACCGCAGATGAGACGCGGCTGTGGCTGCATTCGCGTCATCCCCTTCTCAATAACGAGCGTGCAATTGATCTGATCAATGCGGATCGTACCCAGGAAGTCCTGGCGGTGATCGAACGCCTCGATGCCGGCGCCTACATCTGA
- a CDS encoding RES family NAD+ phosphorylase codes for MERRARDLELLDLLDAHKGVSFEGDVWRIVREEREPLLGYPAGARWDPGAFDVLYTSLEREGSLEEIHFHLSRQPVFPSKIRSVLHRISVRTQRTLRIANLAELKALGVTPETYGSLSYERTQEIGDAAAFLGFDGILAPSARWPCQNLVLFTERFTPADLNVVSSEPVDWDDWKRRRDSERKRRQRKTVPE; via the coding sequence GTGGAGCGACGAGCACGAGATCTCGAACTGCTCGACCTGCTTGATGCGCACAAGGGCGTGTCATTCGAGGGCGATGTCTGGCGCATTGTCCGTGAGGAGCGCGAACCGCTGCTCGGTTACCCAGCAGGGGCTCGCTGGGATCCGGGGGCATTTGATGTGCTCTACACGTCGCTGGAGCGGGAGGGCTCACTTGAGGAAATTCACTTCCATCTCAGCCGCCAGCCCGTCTTTCCGTCCAAAATTCGATCGGTCCTGCATCGTATTTCGGTTCGCACGCAACGAACGCTGCGGATCGCCAACCTGGCCGAACTCAAGGCGCTCGGTGTCACACCAGAGACCTATGGATCTTTGTCTTATGAGCGCACCCAGGAAATCGGCGACGCCGCCGCCTTCCTCGGGTTCGATGGCATTCTCGCACCGAGCGCTCGCTGGCCATGCCAGAACCTGGTCCTTTTTACCGAGCGCTTTACGCCGGCTGACCTAAATGTGGTCAGCTCGGAACCGGTTGATTGGGACGACTGGAAAAGACGCCGAGACTCCGAGCGAAAGCGACGCCAGCGCAAAACTGTGCCCGAGTAG
- a CDS encoding site-specific integrase: MARRSADTASQQGAPDDLPDIVDLVMEMGRVSEDAAADEPGPALPPPLPVVAGGKQPHVPGHLEHLADRARSYIEAASSTNTRRAYASDWKHFASWCRRQGVETLPADPQTVGLYITACASGTVTGDKKPNSVSTIERRLSSLSWNYSQRGLTLDRKDRHIATVMAGIRNKHAAPPRQKEAVLPEDLIAMLETLDRGTLRGLRDRAMLLLGFAGGLRRSEVVGLDVGRDQTEDSSGWVEILDKGMLLTLRGKTGWREVEVGRGSSDATCPLVALQTWVKFARIVHGPLFRRVIGQGKSVGSERLNDQEVARLVKRTALAAGVRGDLPEAQREKLFAGHSLRSGLASSAEVDERYVQKQLGHTSAEMTRKYQRRRDRFRVNLTKASGL, encoded by the coding sequence ATGGCACGGAGGTCGGCCGATACCGCGTCTCAACAAGGCGCACCCGACGACCTGCCCGACATTGTCGACCTCGTCATGGAAATGGGCCGGGTTTCCGAGGATGCAGCGGCCGACGAGCCGGGACCAGCTTTGCCTCCTCCCCTTCCGGTCGTCGCTGGCGGCAAACAACCGCACGTTCCCGGCCATCTCGAACACCTCGCCGATCGGGCGCGATCCTACATCGAGGCGGCAAGCTCGACCAATACGCGCCGTGCCTACGCCTCGGACTGGAAGCATTTTGCCAGCTGGTGCCGGCGCCAGGGTGTCGAAACCTTGCCAGCGGACCCGCAAACCGTCGGCCTCTACATCACTGCCTGTGCCTCCGGGACCGTGACGGGCGACAAGAAGCCGAACTCCGTGTCGACGATCGAACGCCGGCTTTCTTCCCTCTCCTGGAACTATTCCCAACGCGGACTAACGCTGGACCGCAAGGATCGGCACATCGCCACCGTGATGGCCGGCATTCGCAACAAGCACGCCGCCCCGCCTCGCCAGAAGGAAGCGGTACTGCCAGAGGATCTCATCGCCATGCTGGAAACGCTTGACCGCGGCACCCTGCGCGGTCTGCGGGACAGAGCCATGCTGCTTCTGGGCTTTGCCGGCGGCCTGCGCCGTTCCGAAGTCGTCGGCCTCGACGTCGGTCGTGACCAGACCGAGGATTCTTCCGGCTGGGTGGAAATTCTGGACAAAGGCATGCTGCTGACACTGCGGGGCAAGACCGGCTGGCGCGAAGTCGAAGTCGGGCGCGGCTCATCCGATGCAACCTGCCCTTTGGTGGCACTTCAGACGTGGGTTAAGTTCGCGCGTATCGTCCACGGACCTCTGTTCCGCCGGGTGATCGGACAGGGCAAGTCTGTCGGATCGGAGCGGCTCAACGACCAGGAGGTCGCCCGCCTCGTCAAGCGTACCGCGCTCGCCGCCGGTGTCCGCGGCGATCTGCCCGAGGCCCAGCGCGAAAAGCTGTTCGCCGGGCACTCGCTGCGGTCAGGCCTCGCCTCTTCGGCCGAGGTCGACGAACGCTACGTGCAAAAACAGCTCGGCCACACCAGCGCCGAGATGACTCGAAAGTACCAGCGCCGGCGCGATCGCTTTCGGGTCAATCTGACCAAGGCATCGGGGCTGTAG
- a CDS encoding Mu transposase C-terminal domain-containing protein: MVHGPDKDTIDDTAWSEAVAREVVIRRLVSLDSPGRADFFRACHELGLKRTRLYELTRAYQEHPVTSSLLPRPAGTRQGSRRLPDETEAVIAEAVRDFYKTRQKPSINRLHKEIRRLCRSRGVRAPSWHAVKARITAMDPAELTKARLGSKAARDRFRPVPGEYTAEFAFDVVQIDHTLVDVIVVDRQYRRPLQRPWLTLAIDIASRMVAGFYLTLEAPSTVSVALAIQHIVQPKESWLAGLGIDTEWPISGFPDAIHLDNAKEFRSRALRRGAEEYGIELIHRPVATPHYGGHIERLIGTMMGAVHLLPGTTFSDIDERGGYDSAANATMTMDELERWMALEIMRYHADRHGTLGIPPLAAWHEAAARRARPVRHPHDLAGFMVDFLPSVDRLVRRDGIHLFGLRYWDDVLSIWAGRLDRPLPVSYDPRDLSRIFVRAPDGKRWPIRFADLRRPPITLGEHRRARTALREHGLALVDEQLIFETIEAQRALVDEATLRTRAARQLAERRDRALGDAASNSPVAAEPAQIEDERPIDWSKVPVYAVEEWS; the protein is encoded by the coding sequence GTGGTTCACGGACCCGACAAGGACACGATCGATGACACCGCCTGGAGCGAGGCGGTTGCAAGGGAAGTCGTGATCCGAAGGCTTGTGTCGCTCGACAGCCCAGGTCGGGCAGATTTCTTCCGAGCCTGCCATGAACTCGGCCTGAAGCGCACTCGGCTCTATGAACTGACCAGGGCGTATCAGGAGCATCCCGTCACGAGTTCGCTGCTGCCGCGCCCTGCGGGGACGCGGCAAGGCAGCCGCCGATTGCCGGACGAGACCGAAGCCGTGATCGCCGAAGCGGTGCGGGACTTCTACAAGACACGCCAGAAGCCGAGCATCAACCGGCTGCACAAGGAAATCCGCAGACTCTGCCGGTCGCGTGGCGTGCGCGCACCGTCCTGGCATGCGGTAAAGGCGCGGATCACGGCCATGGATCCTGCCGAACTGACCAAGGCACGGCTTGGCTCGAAAGCAGCACGTGATCGCTTCCGGCCAGTGCCGGGGGAATATACCGCGGAGTTCGCGTTCGACGTTGTCCAGATCGACCATACGCTGGTCGATGTCATCGTCGTCGATCGCCAGTATCGTCGGCCGCTGCAGAGGCCATGGTTGACGCTCGCCATCGACATCGCAAGCCGCATGGTTGCCGGGTTTTACCTGACGCTCGAGGCGCCGTCGACGGTCTCGGTGGCTCTCGCGATCCAGCATATCGTGCAGCCGAAAGAATCATGGCTCGCCGGGCTGGGGATCGATACGGAGTGGCCGATCTCCGGGTTTCCGGACGCGATTCATCTCGACAACGCCAAGGAATTCCGGTCGCGTGCCCTTCGGCGCGGCGCTGAGGAATACGGCATCGAACTCATCCACCGTCCGGTCGCCACACCCCACTATGGTGGTCACATCGAACGGCTGATCGGCACCATGATGGGCGCTGTCCATCTTCTGCCAGGCACGACGTTCAGCGACATCGACGAGCGCGGCGGCTACGATTCCGCCGCCAATGCGACGATGACGATGGATGAGCTGGAGCGGTGGATGGCGCTCGAGATCATGCGCTACCACGCCGATCGGCATGGAACGCTTGGAATTCCACCTCTGGCGGCCTGGCATGAGGCCGCGGCCCGTCGTGCCAGACCAGTACGTCATCCCCACGATCTGGCCGGTTTCATGGTCGATTTCCTTCCCAGCGTCGACCGGTTGGTGCGGCGCGACGGCATTCACCTGTTCGGTCTTCGCTACTGGGATGACGTCCTCAGCATCTGGGCCGGCCGGCTCGATCGGCCGTTGCCCGTTTCCTACGACCCACGCGATCTTTCGAGGATTTTCGTGCGTGCTCCGGACGGTAAGCGCTGGCCGATCCGCTTTGCCGATCTACGACGCCCGCCGATCACGCTTGGCGAACATCGCCGTGCCCGGACCGCCCTGCGGGAGCACGGTCTTGCGCTGGTCGACGAGCAGCTGATCTTCGAGACCATCGAGGCGCAACGCGCATTGGTCGATGAAGCGACCTTGCGAACCAGGGCGGCGCGTCAACTGGCGGAAAGGCGCGACCGAGCGCTCGGCGATGCCGCGTCAAACTCGCCGGTTGCGGCCGAGCCTGCGCAAATCGAGGATGAGCGGCCGATCGACTGGAGCAAGGTCCCCGTCTACGCCGTCGAGGAATGGTCATGA
- a CDS encoding TniB family NTP-binding protein, producing MRGEGTYEHLDESYRRYAALPDEERIAWIKADRWIGFEQAEAALVRLNSLLDYPPRDRMPCLLIYGDTGMGKTKIIRKFERAHPATFCQSTGVTTRPVVLAQVPSEPIERDLYRELLASVQAPALVGGTLAREKDICRSLLRTVGARMIVLDEVNGMLAGTYRQQRVFLNALRFLANDLRVPLVCAGTDLARQALLTDAQLAERFEAFHLKPWKNDHALARLLKSLSRILPLRAPSDLESAAVRERIHVLTSGVTARIFRLIETAAEEAIRSGRERLDLVSFGDDLVLPLVSMTQSARRRMPQAAVG from the coding sequence ATGAGAGGGGAGGGGACATATGAACACCTCGACGAGAGCTATCGCCGCTATGCCGCTTTGCCCGACGAAGAGCGCATTGCCTGGATCAAGGCCGACCGCTGGATCGGGTTCGAGCAGGCGGAGGCGGCACTCGTCCGCCTAAATTCCCTACTGGACTATCCGCCACGCGACCGCATGCCCTGCCTCTTGATCTATGGCGACACAGGCATGGGCAAGACCAAGATCATCCGCAAATTCGAGCGTGCGCATCCGGCCACCTTCTGCCAATCGACCGGCGTTACGACGAGGCCTGTCGTCTTGGCGCAGGTGCCCTCGGAACCGATCGAGCGCGATCTCTACCGGGAATTGCTGGCCAGCGTGCAAGCCCCGGCGCTCGTCGGCGGCACACTTGCCCGGGAGAAGGACATCTGCCGCTCGCTGCTGCGCACCGTCGGCGCCAGGATGATCGTGCTCGACGAGGTCAACGGCATGCTGGCGGGGACCTACCGGCAACAGCGGGTTTTTCTGAATGCCCTGCGGTTTCTCGCAAATGACCTGAGGGTTCCGCTTGTCTGCGCCGGCACCGATCTGGCGCGACAGGCCTTGCTCACGGACGCGCAACTCGCCGAGCGCTTCGAGGCGTTTCACCTAAAACCCTGGAAGAACGACCATGCCCTTGCGCGGCTCTTGAAGAGCCTGTCCCGTATCCTGCCCCTGCGCGCGCCTTCCGACCTCGAAAGCGCCGCGGTTCGTGAGCGGATCCATGTGCTCACCAGCGGCGTCACGGCCCGGATTTTTCGATTGATCGAAACGGCGGCTGAGGAGGCGATCCGGTCGGGGAGGGAACGGCTCGACCTTGTGAGCTTCGGCGATGATCTCGTGCTGCCGCTTGTGTCGATGACGCAGTCGGCGCGCCGGCGGATGCCGCAGGCGGCAGTCGGTTGA
- a CDS encoding TniQ family protein: MAPRPRRDELLSSWMARVACRYGLTAEELAGHFAGDGNSFSTPTPTPTTIDDRAPTVDQAQAWARACGVDPERLQRLSLSWRYPLRARAWYVSRGPEWTPSIVTGSTPVCLACFAADQSAGRDGYLRAGWMLAERCICPTHGELLLDRCLSCHRRLSVAFRLLDGRARPVCSSCGVILADRGGECDRHDRNLMRWTLAVQQRITASVDHENPARGQFEKALAMLWAPLDHPAAARPVLALWFNEAGWRCPYDVRHAVGADAPVGQLPARWRFLTLLALNDIFGADPRVDGTSPPAAAHLVRRAAPRRERLSRSSRRPHVQLQKRSSAEYERLARQILADPRWIAAEKLPRRKRERVRAGLIDAALAGNAAALGARLSPRPRSDGQAIQIS, from the coding sequence ATGGCGCCGCGGCCCCGTCGTGACGAATTGCTGTCATCCTGGATGGCGCGGGTGGCATGCCGTTATGGTCTTACAGCGGAAGAGCTGGCGGGCCATTTCGCCGGCGACGGAAACAGCTTTTCCACGCCCACGCCCACGCCCACGACGATCGACGACCGAGCTCCGACCGTGGATCAGGCTCAGGCATGGGCGCGGGCCTGCGGTGTCGACCCCGAGCGACTGCAGCGTTTGTCGTTGAGCTGGCGCTACCCACTACGAGCTCGAGCATGGTACGTGAGCAGGGGACCGGAATGGACGCCGTCGATAGTGACCGGGTCGACCCCGGTCTGTCTCGCCTGCTTCGCTGCCGATCAATCCGCGGGGCGCGACGGCTATTTGCGGGCCGGCTGGATGCTCGCCGAACGTTGCATCTGCCCAACTCATGGCGAGTTGCTGCTCGATCGCTGCCTGTCATGCCACCGCCGTCTTTCCGTGGCTTTCCGCCTGCTCGACGGTCGCGCGCGGCCTGTTTGCAGCTCTTGCGGCGTGATTTTGGCCGATAGGGGAGGGGAGTGCGACCGGCACGACCGTAACCTTATGCGGTGGACGCTTGCCGTCCAGCAGCGGATCACCGCAAGCGTCGATCACGAAAATCCCGCGCGGGGGCAGTTCGAGAAGGCGCTTGCGATGCTTTGGGCGCCGCTCGACCACCCCGCTGCAGCGCGACCCGTGCTGGCGCTTTGGTTCAATGAAGCGGGCTGGCGCTGTCCCTATGATGTCCGGCATGCCGTCGGCGCCGATGCGCCGGTCGGCCAGTTGCCGGCACGGTGGCGTTTCCTCACGCTGCTTGCCCTCAACGATATCTTCGGCGCCGACCCGCGCGTTGACGGTACGTCGCCGCCTGCCGCCGCCCACCTGGTGCGGCGGGCCGCGCCACGGCGGGAACGGCTCTCAAGGTCGAGCCGACGGCCGCATGTCCAGCTACAGAAGCGCTCCTCGGCCGAATACGAGCGCCTGGCGCGTCAAATTCTGGCTGATCCGCGCTGGATCGCCGCCGAAAAGCTGCCACGGCGGAAACGGGAGCGTGTTCGAGCAGGCCTGATCGATGCCGCGCTTGCCGGGAACGCGGCGGCACTCGGGGCAAGGCTGTCGCCCCGGCCGCGGAGCGACGGGCAGGCGATTCAGATATCGTGA
- a CDS encoding DUF1403 family protein, with the protein MIRTDPSAVFPPSPPRVPVWALPGGPVEHDTDAAFCAGAALNSLDFLLRSDPTWAGAWRQRLALKCASAAVRLAGRSEDEAALRDAWYLRPSGSDPGPAGNLLAAWRQLASRAPAIDATSLAEVVNLLGLRWDDGFAELPGAIDELARSGRPAPFAAAAIAGRVVAVSPGAELLAWWCADLLLAQKLRWPKPVPLLMAQVFAPAFRATGHGAKRVRPGGEEIERALCLALSQGADDALRLALDLSRRAERLAVVAPKLRAKGAGEVIRRLLEDDAVPGSLTTKALSRFGARRLFERLQTFEAVRELSGRDSFRLFGL; encoded by the coding sequence ATGATTCGAACGGACCCATCGGCCGTTTTCCCACCCTCGCCACCGCGTGTACCCGTGTGGGCACTGCCGGGCGGGCCGGTCGAGCATGACACCGATGCCGCCTTTTGTGCCGGCGCCGCTCTGAATTCGCTCGACTTTTTGCTCCGCTCTGACCCCACCTGGGCCGGCGCCTGGCGCCAACGCCTCGCCCTGAAATGCGCTTCCGCTGCCGTCCGTCTCGCCGGCCGTTCGGAGGACGAGGCGGCGTTGCGCGACGCCTGGTACCTGCGTCCGTCCGGCAGCGACCCCGGCCCCGCCGGCAATCTTTTGGCCGCGTGGCGGCAGCTGGCATCACGGGCGCCGGCAATCGATGCGACAAGCCTGGCCGAAGTGGTCAACCTGCTCGGCCTGCGCTGGGACGATGGTTTTGCCGAGCTTCCGGGCGCGATCGACGAGCTGGCCCGTTCCGGACGGCCGGCACCCTTTGCCGCTGCCGCGATAGCCGGCCGGGTTGTTGCAGTGTCGCCAGGGGCGGAATTGCTGGCCTGGTGGTGCGCCGATCTTTTGCTGGCGCAAAAGCTGCGCTGGCCAAAGCCGGTGCCGCTGCTGATGGCGCAGGTTTTTGCGCCGGCGTTTAGGGCGACGGGCCATGGCGCGAAAAGAGTCCGACCGGGAGGAGAAGAAATAGAGCGCGCACTGTGCCTGGCGCTGTCGCAGGGTGCGGACGATGCTTTGCGACTGGCTTTGGACCTGTCGCGGCGCGCCGAACGACTTGCGGTGGTCGCACCAAAGCTGCGTGCCAAGGGGGCCGGGGAGGTGATCCGACGTTTGCTGGAGGATGACGCCGTGCCCGGCTCGCTGACAACAAAAGCTCTGTCTCGCTTTGGGGCGCGGCGGCTGTTCGAGCGGCTGCAGACATTCGAGGCGGTGCGAGAGCTGTCCGGCCGCGACTCCTTCCGGCTGTTCGGGCTGTAA
- the scpB gene encoding SMC-Scp complex subunit ScpB encodes MVESAARKGQKNEQPALLDTELEHLPPELRWREWMGRVEAVIFAASTPVTRETLVRVVGRHCNIELIIDDIRAELAGRPYELVSVAGGWQHRTKKAFGDVIRAATGQGDSSRPLSQSEALVLMCIAYFQPITRGELSSFFGKEVSRDMIGVLRSQDLIASGPRSPQPGAPYTYVTTKAFLSYFGFDTLRDLPDFEALEDAGLLSKEKLLAGDIPVGLPSGEGDDLSG; translated from the coding sequence ATGGTCGAATCCGCCGCACGCAAAGGACAAAAAAATGAGCAGCCAGCGCTGCTCGACACCGAACTCGAGCACCTGCCGCCGGAGCTGCGCTGGCGCGAATGGATGGGCCGGGTCGAAGCGGTGATCTTTGCCGCCAGTACGCCGGTGACCCGCGAGACGCTGGTACGGGTTGTCGGCAGACACTGCAATATCGAGCTGATCATCGACGACATCCGCGCCGAGCTGGCCGGCCGGCCCTATGAGCTGGTCTCGGTCGCCGGCGGTTGGCAGCACCGCACCAAAAAGGCCTTTGGCGACGTCATTCGTGCCGCCACAGGCCAGGGTGACTCTTCGCGTCCATTGTCCCAGTCAGAGGCGCTGGTCTTAATGTGCATCGCCTATTTCCAGCCGATCACTCGCGGCGAGCTGTCGTCATTCTTCGGCAAGGAGGTGTCACGCGACATGATCGGGGTGTTGCGATCGCAGGATTTGATAGCTTCTGGTCCGCGTTCGCCGCAGCCCGGCGCGCCTTACACCTATGTCACCACCAAGGCGTTCCTGTCGTACTTCGGCTTCGACACGCTCCGCGACCTGCCGGATTTCGAGGCGCTCGAAGATGCCGGATTACTATCCAAGGAAAAGCTGCTCGCAGGCGATATTCCGGTGGGGCTGCCGAGCGGGGAGGGTGACGATCTAAGCGGATAG
- a CDS encoding RES family NAD+ phosphorylase, translating to MKIAGIGPDDIFHRYLTPKWAFLPTSGAGAAIDGGRFNRPGVEALYLSQAPRTALEEYKQGASISPPATLAAYKVTLAEVADLSHGFDPDVWDDPWSEWDCAWRRIARIDRKMPPSWKLADEVITAGLRGILFPSLRHAGGTNLVIFPANLVAGDAIEVHDPDHRLPRDQSSWT from the coding sequence GTGAAGATCGCCGGCATCGGTCCCGACGACATCTTCCACCGTTATCTCACACCCAAATGGGCCTTTCTGCCGACTAGCGGTGCGGGTGCAGCGATCGACGGTGGCCGCTTCAACAGGCCGGGTGTCGAAGCGCTTTATCTTTCGCAGGCACCACGGACGGCACTTGAGGAGTACAAGCAAGGCGCCAGCATCAGTCCGCCAGCGACGCTTGCCGCTTACAAGGTCACATTGGCCGAGGTTGCCGATCTCTCGCACGGCTTCGACCCGGATGTCTGGGACGACCCCTGGAGCGAATGGGATTGTGCCTGGCGCCGGATCGCCCGCATCGATAGGAAGATGCCGCCGTCATGGAAGCTGGCGGACGAGGTGATCACCGCCGGGCTTCGCGGTATTCTGTTTCCGTCGCTGCGTCATGCCGGTGGAACGAACCTCGTGATCTTTCCAGCCAATCTTGTCGCAGGCGATGCGATCGAAGTCCACGATCCCGATCATCGTTTGCCACGCGATCAATCGTCCTGGACGTGA
- a CDS encoding CoiA-like domain protein: protein MQYALVDRERRESFPGGRGACPTCGSAMISKCGPRIMHHWAHFGRRNCDPWWENETPWHREWKNRFPEECRERSHVAPDGEIHRADIKTPSRETFYENLVWVVDGSVFKQNFDVYHELPAPESELGQDLVWEKAERHMHGTIGGMCVRLSECRLENPEATKARAWGGTWLFMHEIRQQVIDSYRGHHQYNWVRPRRTWLDATCPVYIDLGGDFMARLETYDESGLPCIYWVCKRKFVCDVMATADARAVAAGVLPIPPLPTERSLQHSIAVESVRKI, encoded by the coding sequence ATGCAATACGCCCTGGTCGATAGAGAACGGCGCGAATCCTTTCCGGGCGGTAGGGGAGCCTGTCCGACGTGCGGATCGGCGATGATTTCCAAGTGCGGTCCGCGCATCATGCATCACTGGGCGCATTTTGGTCGGAGGAACTGCGATCCATGGTGGGAGAACGAGACGCCGTGGCACCGTGAATGGAAGAACAGGTTTCCCGAGGAATGCAGGGAGAGATCTCATGTGGCGCCCGACGGGGAAATTCACCGCGCCGACATAAAGACCCCGTCTCGGGAAACCTTCTACGAGAACCTGGTGTGGGTGGTCGACGGCAGTGTCTTTAAGCAGAACTTCGACGTCTATCACGAACTTCCGGCTCCGGAGTCCGAGTTGGGTCAGGACCTCGTGTGGGAGAAAGCCGAGCGGCACATGCACGGCACGATCGGCGGGATGTGCGTCCGTCTTTCTGAGTGCAGGCTTGAGAATCCGGAGGCGACGAAGGCGCGCGCCTGGGGCGGAACATGGCTCTTCATGCACGAGATCAGGCAGCAGGTGATAGATTCTTATCGAGGGCATCATCAATACAACTGGGTCCGCCCGCGCCGGACATGGCTAGATGCGACCTGTCCGGTCTACATCGATCTCGGCGGTGACTTCATGGCCCGGCTCGAGACCTATGACGAGTCCGGTCTCCCTTGCATCTACTGGGTGTGTAAGCGCAAGTTCGTCTGCGACGTGATGGCGACGGCCGACGCGCGAGCCGTTGCGGCCGGGGTATTGCCCATTCCGCCACTACCGACCGAACGTAGCCTCCAACATTCTATTGCCGTCGAGAGTGTTCGCAAAATATAG
- a CDS encoding exonuclease domain-containing protein, with protein sequence MSFVFFDTETTGLKRGFDQILHFAAIKTDANLNEVARFEVRSRLLPHVLPHPAALLTNGLPIEQLTDANLPSHYTMVGQIRNALMSWSPAIFVGFNSIRFDEEMLRHALFQCLYPAFLTSNHRNCRADALGLVMAADAVSPVQLVVPLSAEGRRTFRLQELAAANGVAQTRAHDALSDVLATVELCRLVYQRSPELWQRFVRFSNKAAVADFVEAEDGFVLTEFFGGQAYHAAVTSIGSDPDQANGRLCLNLNADLSQLAAMNDVELRNCLAVKPCPIRSLRINAAPTLTALLDAPGHVLNECEISGLEDKARQVKADPAFCARLVAAYVASREPYPLSPHIEERIYNGFPSRDDEARMAAFHDVRWEERFAIVQSLDDERLRWFGLRLIYSEARSVLPKTTRAEVERYLTNQMINDGSGCLTFDRAMAETDELLMAGTASDVLLNQYRTYLQNRSARVAAFRSQLALPVAAKGYS encoded by the coding sequence ATGAGCTTCGTCTTCTTCGACACAGAGACGACAGGGCTCAAACGCGGATTCGATCAGATTCTTCATTTCGCGGCTATCAAGACTGACGCAAATCTGAACGAAGTGGCACGCTTCGAAGTGCGGTCTCGACTGCTCCCTCACGTGCTTCCACATCCGGCAGCCCTACTTACCAACGGGCTCCCCATTGAACAGCTAACGGATGCAAATCTGCCATCGCACTATACGATGGTCGGACAAATCAGAAACGCGCTGATGTCCTGGAGCCCAGCGATCTTCGTAGGCTTCAACTCCATTCGCTTCGACGAAGAGATGCTTCGGCACGCGCTGTTTCAGTGCCTGTATCCCGCCTTCCTCACGAGCAACCATCGAAATTGTCGGGCCGACGCGCTTGGCCTCGTGATGGCCGCCGATGCTGTGTCGCCGGTGCAACTCGTCGTACCACTTAGCGCGGAAGGTCGCCGAACTTTCCGCCTACAGGAGCTAGCGGCGGCGAACGGTGTTGCCCAGACGCGAGCGCATGATGCGCTGTCCGACGTTCTAGCAACTGTCGAACTTTGCCGCCTCGTCTATCAAAGATCACCGGAGCTATGGCAGCGCTTTGTGCGCTTCTCCAACAAGGCAGCCGTCGCCGATTTCGTTGAGGCTGAAGATGGCTTCGTGCTCACCGAATTTTTCGGTGGTCAGGCCTATCATGCTGCGGTCACCAGCATCGGTTCTGATCCAGATCAAGCCAATGGCCGGCTTTGTCTGAACCTTAACGCTGATTTGAGCCAACTCGCGGCGATGAATGACGTCGAATTGCGGAACTGCCTGGCCGTGAAACCCTGTCCGATCCGCAGCCTCAGAATTAACGCCGCTCCTACTTTGACAGCACTCCTCGACGCCCCTGGGCATGTACTCAACGAATGTGAGATCAGCGGCCTTGAAGACAAAGCACGTCAGGTGAAAGCCGACCCGGCTTTTTGCGCGCGGCTTGTCGCGGCTTATGTCGCCTCGCGCGAGCCCTACCCTTTATCTCCGCATATTGAAGAGCGCATCTACAACGGATTTCCTAGCCGTGACGACGAGGCACGTATGGCCGCGTTTCACGATGTACGCTGGGAGGAACGCTTCGCCATCGTCCAATCACTTGATGACGAGCGCCTACGATGGTTTGGGCTTCGTCTCATCTATTCCGAAGCACGCTCGGTCCTGCCCAAAACCACGCGGGCGGAAGTCGAGCGTTATTTGACAAATCAGATGATAAACGACGGTTCGGGATGCCTCACATTCGACAGGGCAATGGCAGAGACGGACGAGCTATTGATGGCGGGAACTGCCTCGGACGTTCTTCTAAACCAATACAGGACCTACCTTCAGAACCGAAGCGCGCGTGTGGCGGCTTTCAGATCCCAACTGGCCCTTCCAGTTGCGGCGAAGGGATATTCGTGA